In Primulina huaijiensis isolate GDHJ02 chromosome 6, ASM1229523v2, whole genome shotgun sequence, a single window of DNA contains:
- the LOC140979386 gene encoding uncharacterized protein has protein sequence MAACGGLEHIFEKPLPDNSTFLESLSPWKQIKTMKSVDGSSSSSFTELFGELHFKENHVNEISSTPTSLSSDSFVSNSNQLKIDIPGVSIIHQEKFKNPLSSYDPSRHNIRYRHSDSFSSMNSESLSLCTEGLGSESSDDVEDLLGNEVSGNEWRNQEERRSVMKNTTENNNHWGEFRRLRICRRDIPPPISCIGRNGKPWVCFKSFREDGRFILKEVRIPTQEFLHACRENGRLRLRFVHSDDEILEEDEEEPTDEQDDGEAIHGDENGRTSPVATTVV, from the coding sequence ATGGCAGCTTGTGGTGGCTTAGAACACATCTTTGAGAAGCCATTACCAGATAACTCAACCTTTCTTGAATCTCTTTCGCCATGGAAACAGATTAAAACCATGAAATCAGTGGATGGTTCGTCCTCGTCCTCTTTTACTGAGTTATTCGGTGAATTGCACTTCAAAGAAAACCATGTTAATGAGATATCCTCTACACCTACATCTTTATCCTCAGATTCATTTGTTTCCAATTCTAATCAATTGAAGATCGATATTCCAGGAGTTTCTATTATCCATCAAGAAAAATTTAAGAATCCCTTGTCGAGTTATGATCCGTCCAGGCATAATATACGTTACAGGCATAGTGACTCCTTTTCCTCCATGAATTCTGAGAGTTTGTCTCTGTGCACTGAAGGGCTCGGGTCCGAAAGCTCCGATGATGTTGAAGATTTGTTGGGAAATGAGGTTAGTGGTAATGAATGGAGGAATCAAGAAGAGAGGAGGAGTGTGATGAAAAATACTACAGAAAATAATAATCACTGGGGTGAATTTAGAAGATTAAGAATCTGCAGAAGGGATATTCCTCCACCTATTTCTTGTATAGGGAGAAATGGGAAGCCATGGGTTTGTTTTAAATCATTTAGAGAAGATGGGAGATTCATTCTTAAAGAAGTAAGGATCCCAACTCAAGAATTCTTGCATGCATGCCGCGAAAACGGGCGTTTGCGATTACGGTTCGTTCATTCTGATGATGAAATCcttgaagaagatgaagaagaaccTACAGATGAACAGGATGATGGAGAGGCTATACATGGAGATGAGAATGGTCGAACGAGCCCGGTGGCGACGACCGTAGTGTAA